The following are encoded in a window of bacterium SCSIO 12643 genomic DNA:
- the thrS gene encoding threonine--tRNA ligase, producing the protein MIKITLPDGTVREEQSGVTALDIAKSISEGLARNVLSAKVNGDVIDATRPITTDATLQLLTWNDTEGKATMWHSSAHLMAEALESLYPGIKFGIGPNIETGFYYDVDFGDHKFSHEDFSKIENKMKELAKKKSEYVRKDISKADALAYFTEKDDEYKLDLIKDLEDGTITLYQQGEFTDLCRGPHIPHTGFIKAIKVLSTSGAYWRGDESRKQLTRIYGVTYPKQKELNEYLEFLEEAKKRDHRKIGKELGLFTFSEKVGSGLPLWLPKGAELRERLEQFLKKAQKESGYQPVITPHIGHKDLYVTSGHYAKYGADSFRPITTPHVGEEFLLKPMNCPHHCEIFKSSPRSYKDLPVRFAEFGTVYRYEQSGELHGLTRVRGFTQDDAHLFCMPEQLKDEFKKVIDLVLYIFKTLDFENFTAQVSLRDPEDKDKYIGSDENWAKAERAIIEATEEKGLPTVIEYGEAAFYGPKLDFMVRDAIGRSWQLGTIQVDYNLPERFDLEYTGADNQKHRPVMIHRAPFGSMERFVAVLTEHCAGNFPLWLTPVQVAILPLSEKYNDHAQNLLNLLNKYDIRALVDDRNEKIGRKIRDNEVNKLPYMLILGEKEVAENTVAVRKHGEGDQGIMSIEDFAKQLQNEVNRQTAGLN; encoded by the coding sequence ATGATAAAAATCACTTTGCCAGATGGCACTGTAAGAGAAGAACAAAGTGGAGTAACTGCTTTGGACATCGCTAAATCCATTAGTGAGGGTTTAGCCCGAAATGTATTATCAGCAAAAGTAAATGGTGATGTTATTGATGCCACGCGCCCAATAACCACCGATGCGACTCTACAATTATTGACCTGGAACGATACTGAAGGAAAAGCTACTATGTGGCACTCATCTGCGCATTTAATGGCCGAAGCTTTAGAGAGTTTATATCCAGGAATTAAGTTTGGTATTGGACCAAACATTGAGACAGGATTTTATTATGATGTAGATTTTGGTGATCATAAATTCTCTCATGAAGATTTCTCAAAAATTGAGAACAAGATGAAAGAATTAGCTAAAAAGAAGTCTGAGTATGTTAGAAAAGACATTTCTAAGGCTGATGCTTTAGCTTATTTCACCGAAAAAGATGATGAGTATAAACTAGATTTGATTAAAGATCTGGAAGATGGTACCATTACGCTTTACCAACAAGGTGAATTTACAGATTTATGTCGCGGGCCACATATCCCACATACAGGGTTCATTAAGGCGATCAAAGTTTTAAGTACTTCAGGAGCATATTGGAGAGGTGATGAATCTCGTAAACAATTGACACGTATTTACGGGGTAACTTATCCAAAACAAAAGGAACTAAACGAATACCTAGAGTTTTTAGAAGAGGCTAAAAAAAGAGACCATAGAAAAATTGGTAAGGAATTAGGATTATTTACTTTTTCTGAAAAAGTAGGTTCCGGATTACCTTTATGGTTACCAAAAGGTGCTGAACTTCGCGAACGCTTAGAACAGTTCTTAAAGAAAGCACAAAAGGAATCAGGTTATCAACCTGTGATTACACCACATATTGGTCATAAAGATTTATATGTGACTTCTGGGCACTATGCAAAATATGGTGCGGACTCTTTCCGACCAATTACCACACCACACGTGGGAGAGGAATTTTTACTAAAACCAATGAATTGTCCTCATCACTGTGAGATTTTTAAATCTTCTCCAAGATCATATAAAGACTTACCTGTCAGATTCGCTGAATTTGGTACAGTGTATCGTTATGAGCAATCCGGAGAGCTACATGGATTAACACGTGTAAGAGGTTTTACTCAGGATGATGCACACCTTTTCTGTATGCCGGAGCAACTGAAAGATGAATTCAAAAAGGTTATTGATCTGGTTTTATACATTTTCAAAACTTTGGATTTTGAGAACTTTACCGCTCAGGTGTCATTAAGAGATCCTGAAGATAAAGATAAATATATTGGTTCTGATGAAAATTGGGCAAAAGCTGAAAGAGCAATTATTGAAGCTACTGAGGAAAAAGGCTTACCAACTGTAATTGAATACGGTGAAGCTGCTTTCTATGGCCCTAAGTTAGACTTTATGGTTCGCGATGCGATTGGTAGAAGCTGGCAATTGGGAACAATCCAGGTAGATTACAACTTACCTGAACGTTTTGACCTGGAATATACAGGTGCCGATAATCAAAAACATCGCCCGGTGATGATTCATAGAGCTCCATTTGGATCAATGGAAAGATTCGTTGCAGTATTGACCGAACACTGTGCAGGGAACTTCCCTTTATGGTTAACTCCGGTTCAAGTTGCAATACTTCCGCTTAGTGAAAAATATAACGACCACGCGCAAAACCTTTTAAATCTGCTAAATAAATACGATATTCGCGCGCTCGTAGATGATCGTAACGAGAAAATTGGCCGAAAAATTAGAGATAATGAGGTAAACAAATTACCTTATATGCTGATTTTAGGAGAAAAAGAAGTTGCGGAAAATACGGTTGCTGTTCGAAAGCACGGTGAAGGAGATCAAGGGATTATGTCCATTGAAGATTTCGCTAAGCAATTACAAAATGAAGTAAATCGTCAAACAGCAGGTTTAAATTAA
- the infC gene encoding translation initiation factor IF-3 → MNEKITARQVRLVGGEDGDAGVVSTRDALKRAEDQGLDLVEISAKTDPPICKILDYKKFLYDQKKKQKEIKAKTTKISIKEIRFGPNTDDHDYEFKKKHAIKFLEEGSKLKAYVFFKGRSIVFKEQGQILLLRLAQELDDYGSVEQMPKLEGKRMIMFIAPKKKK, encoded by the coding sequence ATCAACGAAAAAATCACCGCGAGACAGGTTAGACTTGTTGGAGGTGAAGACGGTGATGCTGGTGTGGTTTCTACACGTGATGCTCTGAAAAGAGCAGAAGACCAAGGTCTTGATTTAGTTGAAATTTCAGCTAAAACAGATCCACCTATTTGTAAAATTTTGGATTACAAGAAATTCTTGTATGACCAAAAGAAAAAGCAAAAAGAAATCAAAGCTAAAACGACTAAAATTTCTATTAAAGAGATTCGTTTTGGACCGAATACTGATGACCATGATTATGAATTTAAGAAGAAACATGCCATCAAGTTCTTAGAAGAAGGATCCAAACTTAAAGCTTACGTTTTCTTTAAAGGAAGATCTATTGTGTTTAAAGAACAAGGTCAAATATTACTTCTTAGATTAGCTCAGGAATTAGACGATTATGGTAGCGTTGAACAAATGCCTAAATTAGAAGGTAAACGTATGATTATGTTCATTGCACCTAAAAAGAAAAAATAA
- the rpmI gene encoding 50S ribosomal protein L35, whose amino-acid sequence MPKMKTKSSAKKRFKLTGSGKIKRKHAFKSHILTKKATKRKRNLTHAGLVDKVDEASIKLQLNMK is encoded by the coding sequence ATGCCAAAAATGAAAACAAAATCTAGTGCTAAGAAGCGTTTTAAGCTGACTGGTTCTGGAAAAATCAAAAGAAAACACGCTTTTAAGTCACATATTTTGACGAAAAAAGCAACTAAAAGAAAACGTAACTTAACACATGCAGGTTTAGTTGACAAAGTTGACGAAGCAAGCATCAAGTTACAATTAAATATGAAGTAA
- the rplT gene encoding 50S ribosomal protein L20, which yields MPRSVNSVASRARRKKVMKQAKGYFGRRKNVWTVAKNAVEKGMLYAYTGRKQKKRNFRSLWIQRINAAAREHGMSYSEFMGKVSKKEIMLNRKVLADLALNNPTAFKAIVDAVK from the coding sequence ATGCCAAGATCAGTAAATAGTGTTGCCAGTAGAGCAAGACGAAAAAAAGTGATGAAACAGGCCAAAGGTTACTTTGGTCGTAGAAAAAACGTTTGGACCGTAGCAAAGAATGCCGTTGAAAAAGGTATGCTTTATGCTTACACTGGACGTAAACAAAAGAAGAGAAACTTCAGAAGTCTTTGGATTCAAAGAATTAACGCTGCTGCACGTGAGCACGGAATGTCTTATTCTGAGTTTATGGGTAAAGTGTCTAAAAAAGAAATCATGTTAAACCGTAAGGTATTAGCTGATTTAGCTTTGAATAATCCGACTGCCTTCAAGGCAATCGTTGATGCCGTAAAATAA
- a CDS encoding T9SS type A sorting domain-containing protein, with translation MANFSSQKLLWAIALNASISVFAQNGPGGIGHTDGATDLNLWIRSGYGLTIPSGNNVSDWADQSGHANHVSQDTTSYQPQQSTNAINGYTTIIFDGTDDVITTGAFSSADTESAYSIFTVWKYIGSYPKQRDAIFASADTYSNGTVQISSTGNTAADSFSCGGKLIAAHSQLSNYNITSVTRSSSNTMNSWLNEASSTSKSISAARATEFYLYKMGVNRNGVKFLNGELAETIVFYKEVSEIERIIINNYLSAKFDIGLTSNDYYTQDNSGSGNFDHHVAGIGQSSDGSSHSTSKGSGIVQMSNPSDLQNGEFLFWGEDTQSSSYGFTTTSEYYERQNSTWRISKQNDVGSVTVSVNAADLDLSGKQSCATLYLVVSNSSTFSSKTTYAMSLSSGVYSVNNVSFSDDDYFTFEYFDKVVIDGSSFYNGSGTSSAPGTSDECYKLLVKSTADGSLDISENAKVREVEVESGGILAIDSNTYLSISNSINNNGTINICENSSLIQTGTGSDNNSGTGTYNVKRAGNNSAYYYNIWSSPIQSAPLSSVFNNSNPCDIYVFDKDLQTWKYDYTAGYTTTCNGNSVTFTASDVILGGDGNMDIGGGYFVPGNPTALKTYNGTINNGDLQKAISITNLGNPGGTDWADDDWNLLGNPYPSALNATAFWNENAVNNSRITDALYFWDEADTTGGYNQNSDYASWNLSGGVNSGNSSTIPGGNIASGQGFWVVANANTNVVFNNSMRTSSNSQFFKSQNLDQHNAWISFTSPSGYRNNILIGYNQNTTDSVDAGYDAHKLVGNAHVRFASYIGTDEFVIQSIAPLNIGDSKTIPIVVFSDEYGTHHFNEYKRENLPNNVEIYLKDKYLGLEHNLVNGPYTVDLNPNTEYKSRFELLFKYKVHQSGGGSGSKGGGTATSIEDYYNNHFELTTGSGIITIYHPNGITGYITLTDISGRTLYKSQYQLKQNSIQVNWSHFIKGIYFISVQNGSHRIYLNQIVKSQ, from the coding sequence ATGGCTAATTTTTCCTCTCAAAAACTACTTTGGGCAATTGCCCTGAATGCCTCTATTTCTGTATTCGCACAAAATGGTCCCGGTGGTATCGGACATACTGACGGAGCAACCGATTTAAACTTATGGATTCGCTCTGGATACGGCCTCACTATTCCTTCAGGAAATAATGTAAGTGACTGGGCTGATCAATCCGGGCACGCTAATCACGTATCTCAAGATACTACTTCATATCAACCACAACAATCCACAAACGCCATTAATGGATATACTACTATCATTTTTGATGGAACTGATGATGTGATAACTACCGGTGCATTTTCATCGGCAGACACGGAATCTGCTTATTCTATTTTTACAGTTTGGAAATATATTGGGAGCTATCCCAAACAAAGAGATGCCATTTTTGCATCAGCTGATACCTACTCCAACGGAACTGTCCAAATTTCCTCAACAGGAAATACTGCAGCAGATTCATTCAGCTGTGGAGGTAAACTTATAGCGGCCCATTCTCAGCTTTCGAATTATAATATTACATCTGTTACACGCTCATCTTCAAACACTATGAATTCATGGTTAAATGAAGCCTCTTCAACCTCTAAATCTATATCTGCGGCCAGGGCCACAGAATTTTATTTATATAAGATGGGAGTCAACAGAAACGGTGTTAAGTTTTTAAATGGAGAACTTGCAGAGACTATCGTATTCTACAAAGAAGTCTCCGAAATTGAACGAATTATCATTAATAATTACCTATCTGCTAAATTTGATATTGGACTTACTTCTAATGATTACTATACCCAGGATAATTCAGGCTCTGGAAACTTTGACCATCATGTAGCAGGAATAGGTCAGTCATCTGATGGGTCATCACATTCCACTTCTAAGGGGAGTGGAATTGTTCAAATGAGTAATCCTTCCGACTTACAAAATGGAGAATTCTTATTTTGGGGAGAGGACACACAAAGTTCTTCCTATGGATTTACGACCACATCAGAGTATTATGAAAGGCAAAATAGCACCTGGCGAATCAGTAAACAAAATGATGTGGGCAGCGTTACAGTATCTGTAAATGCAGCAGATCTTGATTTGTCTGGAAAACAAAGTTGCGCAACACTTTATCTTGTGGTGAGTAATTCATCCACATTTTCAAGCAAAACCACATATGCAATGAGTTTATCATCAGGGGTCTATTCAGTAAATAACGTTTCCTTCTCAGATGATGACTATTTTACGTTTGAATACTTTGATAAAGTTGTTATTGACGGCTCCTCATTCTATAATGGTTCAGGAACATCCAGTGCTCCCGGTACATCAGACGAATGTTACAAACTACTTGTTAAGAGTACAGCCGATGGCTCACTAGATATTTCTGAGAACGCAAAAGTGCGTGAAGTCGAAGTAGAATCCGGAGGAATTCTTGCTATTGATTCAAATACGTATCTATCAATTTCCAATTCAATTAATAATAATGGTACGATCAACATTTGTGAAAACTCCTCTTTAATTCAAACTGGAACTGGCTCAGATAATAATTCTGGTACGGGAACATACAATGTTAAACGTGCAGGCAATAACTCTGCATACTACTATAACATTTGGTCTTCACCAATTCAATCTGCTCCATTATCATCGGTATTTAATAATTCCAACCCTTGTGACATATATGTATTTGACAAAGATCTTCAAACCTGGAAATATGATTATACTGCTGGATATACAACAACATGTAATGGCAATAGTGTCACTTTTACTGCTTCAGATGTTATATTGGGAGGAGACGGCAATATGGATATTGGAGGAGGATATTTTGTACCTGGAAATCCAACAGCTCTTAAAACCTATAATGGCACTATAAATAACGGAGACCTTCAAAAAGCGATATCTATCACTAATCTTGGTAATCCGGGAGGAACCGATTGGGCTGATGATGACTGGAACCTACTAGGGAATCCATATCCTTCTGCATTAAATGCCACTGCTTTCTGGAATGAAAATGCGGTGAATAATTCTAGAATCACTGACGCATTATATTTCTGGGATGAAGCAGACACAACTGGCGGATACAACCAAAATTCAGATTATGCCTCATGGAACCTATCCGGAGGCGTGAACTCAGGGAATTCATCAACCATTCCAGGTGGAAATATTGCAAGCGGTCAAGGTTTCTGGGTAGTCGCCAATGCCAATACGAATGTGGTTTTTAATAATAGCATGAGAACCAGTTCAAACTCTCAATTTTTTAAATCTCAAAACTTAGATCAACATAATGCATGGATCAGTTTCACTTCTCCTTCCGGGTATCGAAACAACATCTTAATAGGCTACAATCAAAATACAACAGATTCGGTTGATGCGGGATACGATGCTCATAAATTAGTCGGTAATGCCCATGTCAGATTTGCCTCTTATATTGGCACAGATGAATTTGTAATCCAATCAATAGCACCATTAAACATTGGTGATTCGAAGACCATTCCTATTGTGGTGTTTAGTGATGAATACGGCACGCATCATTTCAACGAATACAAAAGAGAGAACCTACCAAACAATGTCGAGATTTATCTAAAAGATAAATACCTTGGTCTCGAACATAATTTGGTTAATGGTCCTTATACTGTTGATTTAAACCCTAACACCGAATACAAAAGTCGATTTGAATTATTATTCAAATATAAAGTCCATCAATCCGGTGGAGGATCTGGTTCTAAAGGTGGCGGAACAGCAACTTCAATTGAAGATTATTATAATAATCATTTCGAATTAACAACCGGATCAGGAATAATTACAATCTACCATCCAAATGGCATCACAGGTTATATAACTCTCACAGATATTTCAGGTAGAACTTTATACAAAAGTCAATATCAATTAAAACAAAATAGTATTCAGGTTAATTGGAGTCATTTTATTAAAGGTATTTACTTCATTTCAGTTCAAAATGGGAGTCATAGAATTTACCTAAATCAAATTGTTAAAAGTCAATAA